The stretch of DNA AGGAAGTAACAAAacagaaaagaacaaaatataataaaatagaataaaatgatatacaaagaaataaaatatattataataaaataaatcttaaatttGACCAATTTTAACAGACCCGCAGTATGCCAATTTAATTGTTTTGTcttgttttggttttttattttattttctatttattttagtttattatcaAGACATAGTTTTTTATGCAGCTTAATATATTGCAAAGAAAATTTGGATTAATAAAAAAGAACAACAGTTACAAATAGTTCATACAAATGTTCTACAATTGAATCAACAAAGGATTCCATATTATACTTCAATAGAAGCTGTGAACATTGGATCtggtaaaatttataaaattggaTTCCTTAATGCTGTGGATGGCTAGAAAaaacattactaattttattgttattgacaAGGATCAGATCGCACAAGCCGTAGCGTTGGCTTCATCTGGAATATCAGCAACTTTATTGAAAGGCGAACGAATTGAAAATGTTGCtttgaaattaccattaaacATAGAAATTAATAAACCACCAGATTGCAACATCGCCAAAAATAGAGCAATGGCGAACATTTAACAATGTCATTATATGGACTGGACAGAACTTATATTAGGAAAGATATTAGTGACAACCAAAAACATTTTTGGTAAAGTTatggttttatttttaaactgttcCTCATTTATTATTATTCTCCAAATAACTGCTGCGGGCGAACTAGATGCATGCCTAACATCATCCAATTTATGGCGACATGTAAAGACGTGGcttagaaaaaggtggaaagatgcagtcaaagaagatctagagaaaatgggagtgcgacaatgggacttactggcacaggaccgataaacatggaaggcaatagtaaacgcggcaaagactcacgaagagttgtagcgccattgatgatgattgATGATTATGATGTAAAGACGCTTCGATTGACAAATAACATGCGAGTGTTTTTGGAACAAGATCAAAGTGTAATCGTATTTTCGAAGCAGTTGTTAGATGTTGATAGTAGTAAAGTAGCTATTGGCACCTCGatagaatttattttattacccAAAGATGTCTGTTAGTTAACAGACTCGAAGGAGAAGCTTATTGAACTTTgatacaatatttaattttaaggcgGTATGAAGTTCAGCATGATCAGTAGTTTCTAATAAAACTTTAGCATCTAACAGACTGCAGTATTTTGTGGCCATTATTCCAATTTGGCTCGGTCAGTGTCATTACGATGTTTCCAGATATAGCAACTTTCTTAAAATGTTGAGTTATATTTGTATCCAAGCCAGATTATATTATGAAATCGAATATATGAACGGTATCACAATCAACGGCAACAAAATCCTTAGTTCCAAAACGATGCCTTATTTCGGATGATATTAGCAAGACGAGATACGTCCTTTGAGTAATAAGGCTTTCATctataaaaatattgttaaaggGATATAAGCTGTTCTTGAAAATAGCTAAAAATGGTTTGAAATATTCCAATACCTAAAAATATCTATCTCGTGGCATAATCTGTTGAAATATTGCTGTTTCTAATAAAGCGTCTTTAGTCCAATAATCACGCAGTATCTGATTTTTTTAGTTATGGTGTTGGCAAAGAACCAAATAAAAGCATACATCGCACCAATATCTGTGTTTTGTTAGTTTTTCATAGAAAATGGCCAGGCATGTCAGAATTTTTATTTTCACCATATATTATATTGGTTTGCTAAACAAAGTTTtttgaataagaaaaaagaatatttatttattattcacagATACCCGAAAACATGTAACAAAGTATaacatggaaaataaaaataaaaatgtagaaaaataaaaaaatccttttgaatttattaccttcattacacaaaattttaatgttatcaaaatccataatatgatCTTTGTCAATTACATGCTCTgtcaaagcacaagatggttttttttaTGCGACAATCCCTCTTGTAGGAAATAATACGATTTGATAGTGTGAGTTCCAAACCAACATAAACAGCTTCACACTGAATACAATCAATGCTACATACTACACGCGTTTATCTAATGTATCTATaggatatttaatttttaaatacaaagaTTAAATAgtttaaatgttttttgtttttatgttgtaAATATTGTGACTAAAGTTCAAAGTTcgagtaataaaaaataattctctaATGACCCTTTTTATTGCCTCCAACCCATCCAATCtagacatatttttattttttccaaacgagtcaacaagttcttcttttttcttacttatgtatataatatatatatatatataatatatatatatatatatatatatatatatatatatatatatatatatatatatatatatatatatatatatatatatatatatatatatatatatatatatatatatatatatctttaaggaatatgaccgtttaatttaatataaaaaaaatgcactcgtaagtgaatgggatattttcggtcaatttggagataaaaaagacaagagttgtgctactttatctatttattgaagacgtttgttaatataacatttcaaaattgacaattacattttttgatagattttagaatcaatcaatgttttcaaaagttaaattaaaaaaattaatataaaattacttaaattggggaTCTTCCGGCGTTCtatgtttctgtgtttttgctgatttatttattagattaatttttgatgtttattcacaataataacatcttaatgctacagatctgttataggtaagatcatttacttaattgtttttcatattagatgtatcgctaataacactcttttagatgaactgatgatgcccattgaacagtgggcgaaacggcttcaataaatagataaagtagcacaactcttgtcttttttatctccaaattgaccgaaaatatcccattcacttacgagtgtgcacttttgatatatatatatatatatatatatatatatatatatatatatatatatatatatatatatatatatatatatatataatgatattTGTAAATTTCTACTAATATTTAACTATAATTTTTATGACTGGCTAACAAAAATACCTATTTTTTAGTAAACTTGATGTCAATGCTAGCAGGTATAGGATATGCCTGGTCATCTCCTTGTATTCCAAAGCTTGCAGGACAAGTTGATCCTGAATTCAATCCACTTCCAAAACCTGCCACCATAAAAGAAATATCTTGGATAACAGCTCTTCACTGTATGGGTGCAATTTTTGGACCATTGTTGACAGGATGCATAGCATATAAAATAGGAAAAAAGAAAACCTTATTGTTATTTGCCATACCTCAAATGGTCTCTCATATGATACTAATATTTGCCAACAAAGTTATCCATTTTTATATCGCAAGATTTTTGCTTGGTATGGGAACAGGTTGTGTATTTTCTCTAGTCCCAGTATATGTAGCAGAAATGTCAGTAGCTACGCACAGAGGACGAACGAGTATGTTTCTTCCTTTAATGTTAACTTTAACGCAAGATTTAATGTTTTTGATAGGTCCTTATGTTACTATAAGAACCCTAGCTTTGTGGTCATTATTGCCATCTATCCTATTCTTCTTAAGTTTTGGCATATTTATGCCAGAAAGTCCTTATGACTGcgttaaacaaaacaaaatatcaaaggCTCAACATTCTTTAATGTTATCTAGGCAAACCAGTAACGTACAAGATGAgttacaaaatattattaattctatAGATGAGGATAAGAAAAGCggtaaaataaatgaattatgtaAGTCAAGGGCTGTCGGAAAAAGCTTTTTAATTGCATTTATGCTAATGTTCTTTCAACAGTTTAATGGCAGTAATGCTATATTTGCTTATCAACAAACTATATTTTATGCTTCCGAGTCAACCATTCCAGCCGATAAATCAGTAATGTTAGTGGGAGCTTTTCAAATTGTAGTACAACTATTTGTTTCAAAACTGGTCGATAGTTGGGGAAGAAAAAACCTGTTGATTGTTTCTTACTTTTGCCAACTTATATCACTGGTAAGTCTTGGAATATATTTTTACCtgcaaaaacaaaatatcaaCATAGAATTTTTGTTTTGGTTGCCGATAACAAGTGTTATGTTGTTCATGTTAAGTTTCAAGTTAGGTGCAGGACCAGTATCTTGGATAATTGCCGGGGAAATTTTCCCTACAAACTTCAAATTTGTTCTTAGTCCTTTAATTGCTTTTTGTATGACTGTTATGAGTTTCCTAGTAACTTTTGTGTTTCCAAAATTTTCAGTTTATATTGGTTATGAATACTCATTTTGGATATTTGCTATTGTTGTTGCAACTGCTATTCCTTATATTTATCTAATGGTGCCAGAAACATCAGGTAAATCGCTGAAGGAAATTGAAAGCATTTTTCAAGATCGAGAAAGTGTTTCAAGAGAAGATCAACCATaccaaaaaattaattattaactgTCTAAAAATATACACATAGTAGAGCATTATGCACTGAAATCGTATGcttttttatgtattatttaaaagcTGTCTTTCCTTTTACTAAGTAAATAATATTCAATACTTAGTAAATGATTGCAATAAAAGTACCATTTAATTTATCGGTTTGATGTTGGAAAAACATTAGAAACCCGTCTGGGTTAGCATATCCGTGTCTTCTCCTATATTTCTGCTAGTCAATAGTGTGGCGTTTTCTTAACAGCTAATTTACAAGGAAAGAAATTACTAAATTGAGTTGCTGGGGATATTTGTGAGgtaactttaaaaaataatataaatatattacattatatttttataacgtATTATAGTATCCGActttgtatttgtatttattaaatatttaaaatcgaatcaaacatttttctttacacacacatatataaatatatggaGTTTAAATGTTGGTATAGGTATCGGAGTGGTTGTTCTTTTGCTGATAAGAGCAAATCATTAAATTCTCCAAATGCCTAACTGATAGTGACAAATAGATCACAGCTGATCTAAAAATCAGCTAGCTCTGCCAACGAATTCTACCTCCTACGTCCACGAAGACGTAATCCAAAGCAATATACGACGTATTTTGGGAAAAGAGTGCTAAGGATCTGAGGAGTCTTAACCGGTacttaaataaatcaaaaacgCTTTATAAAGCGATATGTAACTACTCGTCGCTATCAAATCAATCCAGATTTGTAGAAcagaaaaaagaaactgaaaatataaaatggGACGACATAAAATTTAGCATcattataacaccttggtacgcagtataatgacctatggagcaaaGAAttaggtaataaataaacgaaacaggtccaaaattacagcaactgaaatggagttcatgagaagaagctgcagagtgacaaaaatggatcgcatcagaaatgaggagataaaacgaagaatggcagtagaacaagacatacttagctacatcgaagaaaaacgtttaatttggtatggacatgtgagaagaacagatcatacaaggtggatagcaaagatttcggattggagcccaataggaaggaggaaaagaggtagaccccgaagatcatggagggatgaagtggacgaggccatggaaagacgagaccttagagatgaagaatggcagaacagaaaggactggagacgttggctgaaagaaggaaagcggcgacagctgtaaaaatccttatatagatagatatatatatatatatatatatatatatatatatatatatatatatatatatatatatatatatatatatatataatttagcgaAGGAAGACCGAAAGATGAAGAGCCATTATAATTAGCGTCAGGAAACAAAAAATTAGATTAGCGAGAAAATCAGCAAACAGGACAGGCGGTATTGGATtcctaataaaacaaaaatggaaaCGAAGAGTAGTAGAAATAACTAGTACCTCGGATAAAGCAGCTAACTTAACCTTACAActgttaaaaaaatacaatatacaacTTATACAAGACAAGTATACGCTGCTACGATTACTCacactgacgaagaaatagaggaACTACAGTAACATAACTGTggcattaaataacaataaaagtcacTTCATGTATTTAATTGGTGACTTAATTGCCAAAGTGATGAAAAGAAACGTCAAGGAACAAGTCATGGGAAAGTATTGAGTAGGTAAAAAATTGGAAGGTGAGAATGACTGGTTTAGTTTGCACACTACCAAAACATGCCTATTGAAATACATTCTTTGGGAAAAAATCGAAGAGAAAAAAAAACCACTTTAGTGGTTCCATTTGAGTGGCACCAAACGGAATCGCTAAGAATGAAATTGACGTTGTTCTTACCAACAAGATTGCTACAGTAAAAGATGTCAGCgtaataaatacattttatataGGCAGCGACCACAAACTAATCAGAGCAAAATTGTTCTAAAtctgaaactagaaagaatacaattaatcacaaaaccaacAGTAACCGGTATAACTATTAACAATCTAAGGgaaaactcagatcactatcAAAGATCAATAGATGAAAGATTACATGCCCAAATCAACAGCTCTTAATTAATGGAAATCATTCTTATTAGAGACAAAGAAATCGATGGcccgcaacaacaaaatgaacatagtaaGCTGTCTAATAGATCCAAAAAAATGCTACAACCAAGAAGAGGAATGAAAGTAAGCAGCAACATACAGAGGATACAATACACAGAACGTTGTAAGACCATAAGGAAAATTAATAAGAAAGACATAAGGAAATACAAtaaagactggtagaaaatgcagtcggaaacaaaaaaaaaatctacaagaaagcaagaaaataaaagcaataatcagtggaaagaagcaaatcgttgctctaataAACAAAAACGCCAGAATAacagacaaaaataaaataatacaactcgtgactgAATTTTAGAGCGGactatacaaagcccctgaaACACTTAAAGCagcaatcagtaaccaagaagattTACCAGAAGTCCTTCGGGATAAATtagaatcgacaattacaaatTAGAAAAGCGGTAAAGTAGCTGAAATAGACTTTATACAAGGCATTGACAAACATCCCACATAAGTCttctaaaacaacaaaaaaaattaaatcaaaccTCCATCTCGTCATGACAGGCGTTAACAAAAATCATTCCCAAAAATTCCGTCTATCGTAAGGCCACTTGCCTAACACAAAAATCGTCAGAATAATTGCCACTTAAATATCATCCCTACACACTTCGGTCGAGTCTTCACTAGCTCAGAACAAAAGTTCTCTAAAGCACTGAAGAATGGTATTAAACTGAACAGGGAGATTATACTTTGTGAGATTTCTGAAGAATAACGTCATTTTCGCTGCGCTTAAGATACTGTTCTAAATGCTGCCAAAGCGGACATCATATCACAGAATACCAACAAAGAGCAACTATATGTTCAAACTGCGGACAAAATcacaaatataatataaatggCTAATGCATAATCCGGTCTAAACTGCCGCGGAATACTCGGCATATTCACACAAATGTTCCGCCAGAAAACGCGCTCCCACAACCTTAAAAACAGACATAGACAGTCACTACCTCAGATAAATTCCCGCATACAAATTCACTTCTGACATGTAGTCGATACTTAAAATCAGGTCTATGATCTTTTTCAACGTCTTACCTGAAAAAACTCTTACGAAGATCTGTGTAGCGAGACCTTCAAAAAGATGTACGGACAAGCAACTTAACgtcgatttaatttctttaatgtaGATTTAGTTTTATTCCAGTTAAACTGgcaatctatttttcttaatcactCTGATCCATCGTCAATGTGGGACTCTTTTCTTTATACTGCTATTACAACAATTTCTGATCATACAACCGAACGGCAGCTATACAGAAATCGACTAAAACCTTGGATTAACCCAATATACCCATCTAATTCTACATAACACCGTAATTTTTCTAATCGGGTCAAACAATCTTTGCTaaagttaagaacagaatttTAAGAATCTATCATTGAaagtggtaatagtaaaaaagtttatcggtacattcgtacaactttatcttctaaagtctccataccattactttaaaatgctgacgggtctttatgtttttcgaataacgaatcttcggaatgtttatcgttattcttttctcaggtttttacagatgaacctaacgataccattcctcaaataatgtgccTACGTTTGTCTAAAACTTTTGACAATATATCTTTCACACCAGATGAAATTAATTAAACATAATTTAAGGAAACTACGAaataattcatcacctggattagacggacTCACCTCAAACCATTTGCAGAATGTGTAGTCATCCCTATATCTCTCataatgaatgcttcttttaatcaaaGTTCTCTCCCCTCGTTctggaaattggcttcggttactcctatattcaagaaaggaaataaacttaATTGCAATAATTATCTTCACATCAGTctggttcctattgtcggcaagatcatggaatcgattatttcggaagctatgtctgagtttcttcttTAAGAAAATGTCATCCTTTATCAACAGCATGGTTTTATCAAAGGTCattcaacgatcacaaacttacttcattgtgtaaatgatagtcattatctttaaacaattgtaatcctgtcgatgtagtctacttagacttctccaaagctttcaaccgtgttccaaaacgtcgattatTAGCTAAATTGGATTACTATGGTATCCGCGAAAAGTTAAAAatttggattcaagattttctatccgacagatactttagggttcgtgttggggaagaccactTACTAGATGagccagtcaagagtggagtcccacaaAGATCAGTACTTGGATCGCTACTTTTttgtctacactagtgatcttccgctcattGTATCCAGTAAAGTTTCCATTTTCGCTGATGGCACGAAATTATATGTAAATCCAACTATTAActaacatgttcttcaacaagatcttgacgcaatattcaaatggtcctcagaatggttacttccgcttaaaATTGAAAATTCGTTGTTTTACGTCATATCGGTAAAAATAACCCACCACTGCTGTattttattaatggacatcccttaaactcggtaacctcccaccACGATCTCAGAGTGATAATTAACAGTGACATAAATTGATCTGGCAACATAGTGTTGGTCTGTAAACATtcaaactcgaaactgtttttgatccgtaaatgttttacacgtatatctctaaccTCTATTACActgaaaatgttcagcgtaaacccacaagactggcatacggccgtgtaggacctaactatgaagatagactatccatggctcatcttacgacattcgagaAGCGACATCTTCGAGGTgacctaattatgtccttccgtattttaaaacataattttggcaaccttaacaccatattcactttgaatcaagaagaaagattaagaggccatcgataaaaaattaaagagggaacaaactactgcaaggtccagggtgaacttcttgccaaatagaatctttaatatctggaacaatttggattaAGAAACCATATCGGAAACTggtgttaacatctttaaaaataaacttaagagagcattatttatttattgaagttatacttctatacgcgcactccacgttggaaatttgtatgggagtgaatctgtgaaatcattacatatataagataatgagtaagagagagacggaagatatattttctctctcttcctctcttgaatataaaaatgttcctgttgtatatatatatatatatatatatatatatatatatatatatatatatatatatatatatatatatatatacatataatattatatatatatatatatatatatatatataataaaatatttattaatattattatttatgtgatatgttttgtgttatttattaaatgttcataattatattagtgttttgtatttcaaaataataatctcaataaatcactgtatgacccagaactgtcaattttaaaataagtttgtgTCATGTCATCGGTATTATAGTATTCAGTATCccagcctgtcacgcgggagaccggggttcgattcccagtcggggaggactcttttgttaatattattacatggtaaattaaacatatgcgtaagtggaaaagttatgtatattattgtcatttttaaatacttatgaatattgcattttaatttgtattgtattattatattgaattgtGTTGCACTGTAttctaatgtattttttttatgtatattattgtcatttttaaatacttatgaatattgcattttaatttgtattgtattattatattgaattatgttgcactgtattctagtgtatttttttatgtatattattgtcatttttaaatacttatgaatattgcattttaagttgtattgtattatattgaattatgtttcactgtattctagtgtatttttttatgtatattacctattgtcatttttaaatacttatgaatattgcattttaatttgtattgtattattatattgaattatgttgcactgtattctaGTGTatcttttttatgtatattattgtcatttttaattaattatgaatattgcattttaatttgtattgtattattatattaaattatgttgcagtgtattgtattgtatttttatattaataacaaaataaacaatgaattttactgcagagtatgtgaaaaaaaatttttgcattcaactcctttcatacatatatgaaaataaaaatatacattttcatcaaaatattgattcaatccttcatttactatactcctattacaggtcaaatgttgtttattaactgttagtaagttgttaataattttgtttctctttctgctatgtcttacctatagcattatatatgtaatgattgtgcagattgactttcaaataaatttgtaacggcaaatgcgtgtatagaagtgtaacttcttccggcagtcccactggactgccacacctgttttttatttattgtttcacaatttaatttttgtatgatATATTTAATTGTTTACCTTAACTTAGCTTTATGGGTATTAGTTTTATcaggatattttttttattttttttttgctttttgtgcATAATAGGAGCCCGCTCCTCTGCCTTTATTTGTTATGTAatatggataataataataataataatgatttttAACCTCTGAAAAGATGATGTAATGTAAAGAAGAAGTAATAATGATACGATAATACGATCAGCGTAAATATATATCGTTGAGAGGGGGGCAACTAGAGGCCTAGGTCCAAAAATCGATAGAATAACTCTCACTTCTACAACCCTTATATTTATGTCTAAATGATAACTTTAAATTTCCATCTAGTAGTATATGATTAATATCCTATAATTTAAATTTGTACCTAGCTTTTTAAATTCTAGAAAACATATATTCTCTGTTTTAAATAATAGCATAATAGTATAAAACGAGTGTTTATAACTTTTATCAGTATGAAAAtacttcaatttttttaaagatcTCATTTTGAAAATAgcattttaaaaaatagtatTGTAATCTCATTTAACTCTCAAATTATATAATTATCATTAGATAAACTGATTGGAAATTTTATATATAAGTCTTGaattttaaattccattttaaaGGCTCCAAAATGATGCCCTTGATCTATGTCCTGTTTACTTTTCTGCTAAGTAACGCGtaagtatattaaaatatttatgacatctgatatttcaaaacttttttaaatattgattgttGTTTTTCTATTAAATTTAACCTTTTTTTATTCATGCAGCCTTATACCACTCTCGTCTCTTCTATTAAGACGGTTTGGATTATCAATGTTATTATTTATATCTAAATAAGGGTAGAAATTATGTGTACTCGCTAAAAACTTCTGTTACTTAACACTACATCGTCCGCAAGGGTCAGGACCTGACTTGTGTTGTCTTAAATTATACCTTTTTTTCGTATTCCACTCTCTCTCATTAT from Diabrotica undecimpunctata isolate CICGRU chromosome 4, icDiaUnde3, whole genome shotgun sequence encodes:
- the LOC140438389 gene encoding facilitated trehalose transporter Tret1-like → MDFTAKHKINFSYCIAASVNLMSMLAGIGYAWSSPCIPKLAGQVDPEFNPLPKPATIKEISWITALHCMGAIFGPLLTGCIAYKIGKKKTLLLFAIPQMVSHMILIFANKVIHFYIARFLLGMGTGCVFSLVPVYVAEMSVATHRGRTSMFLPLMLTLTQDLMFLIGPYVTIRTLALWSLLPSILFFLSFGIFMPESPYDCVKQNKISKAQHSLMLSRQTSNVQDELQNIINSIDEDKKSGKINELCKSRAVGKSFLIAFMLMFFQQFNGSNAIFAYQQTIFYASESTIPADKSVMLVGAFQIVVQLFVSKLVDSWGRKNLLIVSYFCQLISLVSLGIYFYLQKQNINIEFLFWLPITSVMLFMLSFKLGAGPVSWIIAGEIFPTNFKFVLSPLIAFCMTVMSFLVTFVFPKFSVYIGYEYSFWIFAIVVATAIPYIYLMVPETSGKSLKEIESIFQDRESVSREDQPYQKINY